Genomic DNA from Chrysiogenia bacterium:
CGCCCGGCGGCTCGATCGCCCGCTCAGCATGCTCATGTGCGACATCGACCACTTCAAGGACGTCAATGACACCTGGGGGCACGCCACCGGTGACGACGTGCTCTTCATGGTAGCCCGCACCATGGAAGAGGGCCTGCGCGGCGGCGTCGATCTGCTCGCGCGCTTCGGCGGCGAGGAATTCATCGTCCTGCTTCCCGAGACCGATGGCGAGGGCGCGCGCGTTGTGGCCGAGCGCATTCGAGAGCGCGTGGGATCCCTGGTCTTCCGCGCGCAGGGGACGGATTTCTCCATCTCCATCAGCCTGGGCGTCGCCACCGTGCGGGGCGAGTTCGACGCCGACACGGTTCTCGAACTCGCCGACCAGCATCTCTACCGCGCCAAGAAAAACGGCCGCAACCGGGTCGAGGGGTAGGGGGTGGCATGGCGGGGTTCGCGCCTGATATACTTCATTCCAAACGGAGAGGCGCGCATGGAATTGCCGGCTGAAATTTCGACCAAACGGGAAGCCATTCTGGAAATGGCAGCGCGTCATGGTGCGCGCAATGTGCGGATTTTCGGTTCGGCTCTCCACGGCGATTTTGGTGACGAAAGCGACGTCGACCTTCTTGTCGAAATGGAAAGCGATCGCACCTTCTTTGACCGGGCCGCGCTCAAGGAAGATCTCGAGTCCCTGCTGGGTCGCCCGGTGGACGTTCTAACCGAGGACTCGATCTACTGGCTGCTCAAACGAAAGATCATCCGTGAGGCGCGGGCACTTTGAAAGATCCGCGGGTCAATCTTGCGCAGGTGTTGGAAGCGGCTCGCAAAATCAGGGATTATACGCGCAAGGGCCGTGCTCATTTTCTCGGAGACCCACTGACGCAGGATGCCGTGATCCGAAATTTTCAGGTGATCGGCGAAGCGAGCAAGCGAATACCCGCCGATTATCGAAATGAACACCCCGATCTGCCGTGGTCCGGCATGGCAGGCTTTCGCAATGTGCTGGTGCACGATTACGACTCTCTTGATCTTGCAGAAATCTGGCGGGTGATCGAGAAGGATGTGCCCGTGTTGATCGAGAAAGTCGAAGCACTCCTTCCGCCACTTGAAGAGCTCGAAAGAGAACTGGCTGAATCGGTCGAAGATCCCAATGCCTAGCCCGTTGAGTTGCCCGTTATCCGAAGCCGCAAAGGCCACGGTTGCTTGGGGGTTCAGCTCTACGTCGGCTGCGGTTTGAAGAGGTCGCTGTCCCGGCCCCTGCCGATTGTGAACAGAGTGAAACAGCAGATGCCCGACAAGTCCAGCGCGCGCAGACCGGCCGGCTCAAGCCCGTGGTGGTCGGGCGCCGTCATTTATCAGATCTACCCGCGCAGTTTTCAGGACGGCAACGGCGACGGGATCGGCGACCTGCCCGGCATTACCCGGCGGCTCGACTACCTCCAGGGCCTGGGAGTCAACGCGCTCTGGCTCTCGCCGATCTTCGAGTCCCCCATGCACGACTTCGGCTACGACATCAGCGACTACCGCGCGATCGATT
This window encodes:
- a CDS encoding nucleotidyltransferase family protein, translating into MELPAEISTKREAILEMAARHGARNVRIFGSALHGDFGDESDVDLLVEMESDRTFFDRAALKEDLESLLGRPVDVLTEDSIYWLLKRKIIREARAL
- a CDS encoding DUF86 domain-containing protein, giving the protein MKDPRVNLAQVLEAARKIRDYTRKGRAHFLGDPLTQDAVIRNFQVIGEASKRIPADYRNEHPDLPWSGMAGFRNVLVHDYDSLDLAEIWRVIEKDVPVLIEKVEALLPPLEELERELAESVEDPNA